One window of Desulfobacca acetoxidans DSM 11109 genomic DNA carries:
- the murJ gene encoding murein biosynthesis integral membrane protein MurJ — MSAAASDQTGRIARSAGAVGIAVFCSRILGLIREQVLANLFGAGTAMDAFVVAFRIPNLLRDLFAEGALSAAFVTVFTDYDERWGRARTWRLANVVLAVLTLLVGAIALVGIFASDKLVRLMAPDFALVPGKTGLTVIMTQIMFPFLPMISLAAVVMGILNAKGKFFVPAMASTFFNLGSIVSGVALAMILPRYGVPAIIGMAVGTLLGGGLQLAVQTPLLFRVGYRFQWVIDWRDEGLRRILRLMTPAIIGLSATQINVFINTFFASSCAEGSVAWLNYAFRLLQFPIGVFGVAISIAAMPVVSRYASQQDHEGLKQAFTSSLVMTLLITIPASVGLAVLAEPIIALIFQHGRFSAADTGQTAAALCFYAIGLFAYSGVKVVVPVFYALNDTRYPVIGSFLAVGANFLLIILTLSTLQHRAIALATSFSMILNFVFLSSVLYRKVQGYPLKYVGWCLVKVCLASAIMGLSIHWANAFLQPLAGAGLVGRLFALLCIITFGLVVYGFLLRFSKIPEFQELIKLLQGLGGQRATRP; from the coding sequence GTGAGCGCCGCTGCGTCCGATCAGACCGGTAGAATAGCACGTTCAGCCGGGGCGGTAGGTATTGCTGTCTTTTGCAGTCGCATCTTGGGTCTGATCCGGGAGCAGGTATTGGCCAACCTGTTTGGGGCCGGAACTGCCATGGACGCCTTTGTGGTCGCCTTTCGGATCCCCAATCTGCTGCGCGATCTGTTTGCCGAGGGGGCCTTAAGCGCAGCTTTTGTCACCGTTTTTACCGATTATGACGAGCGTTGGGGTCGGGCTCGGACCTGGCGGTTGGCGAATGTTGTTCTGGCGGTCCTGACACTGTTGGTAGGCGCCATTGCGCTGGTGGGCATCTTTGCTTCCGATAAGCTGGTGCGTCTCATGGCGCCGGATTTTGCCCTCGTGCCAGGCAAGACAGGCCTCACGGTCATCATGACCCAGATCATGTTTCCCTTTCTGCCCATGATCTCGCTGGCAGCAGTGGTCATGGGCATTCTGAATGCCAAGGGGAAATTTTTTGTTCCGGCCATGGCGTCCACTTTTTTCAATCTGGGCTCCATCGTTTCCGGGGTGGCGCTGGCAATGATCCTGCCGCGTTACGGCGTGCCGGCCATTATCGGCATGGCTGTTGGCACTCTGTTGGGCGGGGGGCTGCAGCTGGCGGTGCAGACACCGCTTCTCTTTCGCGTAGGCTATCGCTTTCAGTGGGTAATCGACTGGCGGGATGAAGGACTGCGTCGCATTTTACGGCTGATGACGCCGGCTATCATCGGACTCTCGGCCACCCAGATCAATGTTTTCATCAATACCTTTTTTGCCTCCAGCTGCGCTGAGGGGAGTGTTGCCTGGCTCAATTACGCCTTCCGGCTGCTGCAGTTTCCTATTGGAGTCTTCGGTGTGGCCATCTCCATCGCCGCCATGCCGGTGGTGTCGCGCTACGCCTCGCAGCAGGATCATGAGGGTTTAAAACAGGCCTTCACTTCTTCCCTGGTCATGACTCTGCTCATTACGATTCCGGCCTCGGTCGGCCTGGCGGTGCTGGCCGAGCCGATCATTGCCCTGATTTTTCAACACGGCCGTTTCTCCGCCGCCGACACCGGACAGACTGCGGCGGCTTTGTGTTTCTATGCTATCGGTTTGTTTGCCTATTCCGGCGTCAAAGTCGTGGTGCCGGTGTTTTACGCCCTCAATGACACCAGGTATCCGGTCATTGGCAGCTTTCTGGCGGTGGGGGCTAATTTTCTCCTGATCATCCTGACGTTGAGCACCTTGCAGCACCGGGCCATCGCCCTGGCTACCTCTTTCAGCATGATCTTGAATTTTGTTTTTTTGAGCAGTGTGCTGTATCGCAAGGTTCAGGGCTATCCTCTAAAATATGTGGGTTGGTGTCTGGTCAAGGTATGTTTGGCGTCGGCAATTATGGGGCTGTCGATTCATTGGGCGAACGCCTTTCTGCAACCCCTGGCAGGCGCTGGACTCGTGGGGCGCCTGTTCGCTCTCCTGTGTATTATCACCTTCGGGCTGGTTGTGTATGGATTCCTCCTGCGATTCAGCAAGATTCCAGAATTTCAGGAGTTAATCAAGCTATTGCAGGGTCTTGGCGGCCAGCGGGCCACGAGGCCATAG